Sequence from the Argentina anserina chromosome 7, drPotAnse1.1, whole genome shotgun sequence genome:
ACATCTCTTGAAACTATTAGCTTGTTACAATTCTCAGGAATGGATTTGTTTATGGTGCAGCGTTGCACACCATGAAGCACATAATCATCACCATTTAAATCTAAATTTTTAAAATCTTATGATTCTCATGATATCTTGAGgtcaattttattattaattgtTTTTTCACGTACACACGAAACAGTCAGCATAGTATGCAGCATTGCATAATAGAATTTTCCTAATAATAAGATGCTAAATTTATTTTCCTAATAATAAGAtgctaaaatataaaattatacaaataaaactatcaaCATAGTACACATCATTGCATAATAAAatctagtatacatcaatgtatgttatacatgtCACATCTAACGGTTGGCAAcggatattatttttttgaccccactcataaaacaatatcaaccgtcggatgtgaaaTGTATaatatacattgatgtatactagaattttccaTAATAAGATGCTAAAATATAAAtgatacaaaaaataaatatgcgGTCAATAAAAAAAGGACACGCATGCAGGTAGGGATGAAgcatattatatataagtatataagAACTAACCATGGCTGCAACCTTGTTCTAGACGTAGAAttaggggtggacaaactgacccgaaaaccgaaaaaaaccggacccgaacccaaaccgaatccgaacaaaccgaaatccgaatcaaaccgaaccgaaaataaaaaaaccgaaccgaaccgattctatttgggttgggttttgggttcagtcccttagaaaccgaaccgacccgaacaacccgaagtcaatggtcaacgttacaaaacgacatcattttgtcatatttataattttacattattattatattttaaataaaaaaatagtgtggtcggcctcacagccgcacataatttctaacctaattgacctaatgtataagaggtgcattatttagccgtcttgtttccttcataatgcgatagttttattttaaacctaatataaatgttatgatacattagttgacacttaggaaatcgacaactctaattcgaaatatgatcgatcgacaccagcagatatgattggtatatatatttagggaccccgtaaaaatttcgtccgttttggacatggtttgaccgttcgtacctacggttaactaaaaaagaggcgttttcacatattgaaaccctattaaccggggctttgctaaatatatttctttagtgcgaccacgcatgataggtaacaaaaattaggtgatttcagatatgcaaacggctttcggcgttcgcatatttgtaataggtcctcccttatgacataatagtggtgttttcgatttaccaaaaattctgacggttaaatgaggtccgaattggatgaaatttttatagggtcactaaatatatataccaatcacatcggctggtgtcgatcgatccctagaagtttctttcatatattcgcttcataatgcgatagttttattttaaacctaatataaaggttatgatacactAGTTGACACTTatgtgatcgtcaactctaatcgaaatatggtcgatcgacaccagcagatgtgattggtatatatatttagggacctcgtaaaaatttcgtccattttggacatggtttgaccgttcgtacctacggttaactaaaaaagaggcgttttcacatattgaaaccccattgaccggggctttgccaaatatatttctttagtgcgaccgcgcatgataagtaacaaaaattaggtgatttcagatatgcaaacggctttcggctgtaataggtcctcccttatggcataatagtgatattttcgatttactaaaaatttcgacggttaaatgaggtccgaattggatgaaattttataaggtcactaaatatatataacaatcacatcggctggtgtcgatcgatccctagaagtttccttcatatagtcgcttcataatgcgatagttttattttaaacctaatataaaggttatgatacattagttgatacttaggtgatcgtcaactctaattcgaaatatggtcgatcgacaccagcatatgtgattggtatatatatttagggaccccgtaaaaatttcgtctattttggacatggtttgaccgttcgtacctacggtcaatcaaaaaagaggcgttttcacataataaaacctcattgaacggggctttgtcaaatagatttcttcagtgcgaccgcgcatgataagtaacaaaaattaggtgatttcaaatatgcaaacggcttttggcgtttgcatatctgtaataggtcctcccttatggcataatagtgatgttttcgatttaccaaaaattccgacggttaaatgaggtctgaataggatgaaatttttatagggtcactaaatatatataacgatcacattggctggtgtcgatcgatccctagaggtttccttcatatagtcgcttcataatgcgatagttttattttaaacctaatataaaagttatgatacattagttgacacttaggtgatcgtcaactataattcgaaatatggttgatcgacaccagcagatgtgattggtatatatatttagggaccccgtaaaaatttcgtccattttggacatggtttgaccgttcgtacttacggttaacaaaaaaagaggcgttttcacataataaaacctcattgaccggggctttgccaaatagatttcttcagtgcgaccgcgcaagataggtaacaaaaattatgtgacttAAGATATGGAAACAGCTTTCGGCGtacgcatctttgtaatggattctcctttaggacaaattagtggtgttttcagtttaccggaaattctgacggtcaaactaggtccgaataggatgaaattttttcatggtcactaaatatatatactgatcacatcagatggtgtcgatcgatccctaaaagtttcattcatatagtcgcttcataatgcgatagttttattataaatctaatataaaggtatgatacattagtggacacttcagcaatcgataactccagttcgaaatatggtcgatcgacaccagcagatgtatatatatttagggaacccgtaaaaatttcgtctgatttggatattgattgatcgtccatacttatggtaaaaaaaaggcgttttgacatattaaaatcctcattgaccggggctttgccaaatggatttttttggtgcgaccgcacacaatcggtgacaaaaattaggtgatttcatatatgcaaacgacttttagtgttcgcatattggtaatgggtcttcccttatgacatattaatgttgttttcgggtaaaaactcatcgggcttgcgggcctcggcgagcttttcagatccacgggctaaatgatgagacataagtcaattaggtatgaaataatcattagactattagtttttcatctttatgttaaattttgtacttttaaaattaatatataatattacgtattttacatacagataaaaccgaaaaaaaaaccgaaccgaaccgaatcgtacgggttgggttgggttgtgggtcacagtctctaaaatagaaaaaccgaaccgaaccaaaccgaatttaaaatttgagttGGGTTATGAATTTtatccaaaaccgaaccgaatggacCCGTGTGCTTAAGTAGAATTGGTCAGCCAACAACTTTCATTCATAAGATGCTAAAATAAGCAGAAAAAGCCAGACAGCTCTAAGAAGCATTATACAACAGACATGATGGACCCTCTACTTTTAGTTTCACGGCTAATAAAATCCTTcactctttttctctcttccaATATGTCAAAGTAGCCGTTGCACCTCCCCCTCTTCCCCCATTTAAATATGTCCACAGTCCACCCTCCTTCACCGATTCTACTTCattgcctctctctctctctctctctctctctctctctctctctctctctctctctctctctctctctctctctctctctcaacgtACGCAATGTTTCATGACTTTCATCCCATGACTCTCTCAGAAAACAAGCGTCTGTCAGTTACACCCTTGCTCTCCGCTTCATCAGAAACCACCACAAGCAGTGAGGCCTCCGACGACAGCCCGCCGGCCTCGTTACGTCTCGAACTCAATGATATCAGGTACCGTCATTTTCCATGCACGAACTTATCCGGGTCTTTCTCCTATCGATCACTGGCTGTGCTTTCCGGTCACAAAGGCTCCATTTCGTGCCTGTCTTTGTGTGGAGAGTTCATCCTCAGTGCTTCACAAGGCAAAGACATCATCGTGTGGCAGCAGCCTGATCTGAGGCCGTTTACGAAGTTCGGACAAGGCGATGGCTCGGTGAAGGCGGTTGTGACAGTTGGGAACAAGGTCTTCACGGCGCACCAGGACAGCAGGATCAGAGTTTGGAAGGTTTCGCGAAGCTCGGAGAATGTCTTTAGGCTTGTAGATACTCTGCCTACAACGAAGGACTATTTGGGGAAGTTCATGAAGCAGAGCAATTATGTGCAAACGAGGAGGCACCACAAGAGGTTGTGGATTGAACATGCTGATAGTATTTCTTGTCTCGCTTTCTATGATGGGCTGGTTTACTCTGGATCATGGGATAAGACCCTTAAGGTGTGGAGGGTTTCGGATTTGAAGTGCCTAGAGTCGATTAAGGCTCATGATGATGCCATTAATGGGTTGGTGGCAAGTAAAGGGATTGTGTACTCTGCTTCAGCTGATGGGAAGATCAAGGCTTGGGGGAAAGAGGGGAAGAGCTCACATTGCTTGAAGGGTATCTTGGAGGGTCATAAGGATGTTTCGTTTAACTCGGTGGTTGTTTCGGAGGATGGGAGATGGGTCTATGGAGGTGGCTCGGATGGCTTTGTGATGGGGTGGGAAGTGTGTACTAATGGTGGTGATCAAATTGGGAGATGGAAGTTGGTTTGCGAAACGAAAGCGCATCAAATCGCAGTGTTGTCAATGTGTTTGGTGGGGGAGATGTTGTGTAGTGGATCAGCAGATAAGAGTATAGGTATATGGAAAAGAGAGGCTTTTGGGAAGCTTGCCAAAATTGGGGTTATTAGTGGCCATGAAGGACCGGTGAAGTGCTTGCAAGCTTCGCCGAATAGTGTTGGTGGTGGGTTTATGTTGTATAGTGGAGGCCTTGACAAGAGCTTAAGAGTCTGGTGGGTTTCTAATCCCTCGGCAACACAGAAGAGTACAGAGGAAAAGTCCATCATGTTGATCTAGAAATTCTTttcagtgtgtgtgtgtgtgtgtgtccaGGCAccttgtttttggttttaggTGTCTAAAATTATAGTTGGGGTCttagttcatacttcataGTCGGATACGGATCAAGGAGTTCATTCAGATTCAAGGGCATTCGAAAGGGCAATTTTAAAGCCTGAAATGTCAAATATTTTACGTTTGGTTTTGGGTGTTGAGTTTTTGTTTACGTTTCTTATACTTGTTTTCAGATAATTTTGGGTGTAACTTGGTTCCTAGGAGTACAAAAGGGTCATAGGATAATGGTATGATTACATTTACAATTGAAAGGATTTAAGGTTTTGGTGCATCATCAGTGATTTATCAATTGTATTTAGTACTTTAGTTGATCATCAATAGAGTCAATTATATTCTTTGTAGTGGTTACATGATTGATTATGGTATGTTTCAAGTTGTTAATGAAGATCTGTCATTCAAATCATATTCTTGACAGACTTGAAGTTGATCAGATCGATCAACGTGAAGCGGAATACACGCTGAAAATGGCAGACATAAAAGAATACTAAAAGAATCAGCTAATCTctaccaaagaaaaagaatatgaaCATGAACGACCAGTTTGCTTAGTATAGGAGCTAAAGAATATGTTATATAAACTAAATCTCCTTTGTTGGTCGTTTCCAACCTCGTACAGATAATCTTTTCCAGATCAGTGGAGAAGAGCACATGTCATATCTACAGGGAACACTAACAGTTTAAGTCAAAGTTTCTAACTGTCATCTCTCACTTGTAAGAAGAAGTGATCACTTGAAGCAACCCGGAATTTTTAGCAGGAGAGGTCAGAGGTGCTGGTGATACTTCTTCATAAGTTCATAAGATGAATATTTCATCTCTTTTACTGGCGGGTAATATTCTTCTTACCAGATCCAACATGCTTGACGAGTCTGATCCAACCTAAAGCAATTGTGTCAGATTGTTTTTTTAATGAGTAATGTCTTGAACTCTTGATTTGTTGAGATCCTCAGTTCTGATATGAACGTAATAAATCAAGAAGAATCTTGTCTTCCAGTTGATTAATTCTATGCAGCTATGCTAATGATCGATAGTTTATGCTCTATTATAATCAATGATTCTAAGAAGAGCTGCCATTAGAGTGAATGTAGTTGAAGGTAGACAAAAAGGATTTATGGTTGTGTGACTCAGTGTAGTAAAATGCATTTCTGGATGGAAGTGATATTCATCGAGACGGTATCAAGTAAAATTAATCTTTATAAAGGATGAATGGAATGCCGGCCTATACATTGATCCTAAACATTTTCGGTTAATATAACTCTTCGAAACGAAGATACAACTCCAAGAGTATAGAAGATTCTTACAGCAGAAGTAATTAAGCAGTGAATTGAAGTACACAATTTCCTGTTTCAACAGTGCACCTACcattgttctttctttgttgCTACACCATGACCAATTCGTTATACCTGTTCATAAGATAGGAGCTACCAGCCTACCAATTGGAGCAACAACTAATACTTTGTAGTTCAATTCTTGATTACACCAGAATAAATAAAATAGCAGAAACCAAACTTCGAAGTCATACCAAAAGGCAAGCAACTGGTTCGGACACGCTTTCGAGCTTTGCTTTTGGAATGTTTGAACAGACTTGTATCTATTTGCTTTCAGTGGTCTTGTTCAAATTTCATATGATCTGATTGAAGTAAAGAATCAGACTATACTACTGTAcgtattgaaaaagaaaaaccattTGAAATGTATCACTTTATTGATGTTAAAAGTGTGGGGAGAAAGTGATGGTAGAATAGAGTAATAGACAACATTCACACTCATTTTTGACTGCTTTCTCTAACAACTTACAAGGAGTACCATTCAGTTAGTTAACACCTACATCCGAGGTTAAATTTACTTCCTACCTTTGGATCTCTTTTGTGACGGTTAACGATAActctggaaaaaaaaactacaagaATTTTTTCTTCCTAATTAATTGACCCTCAATACTCCTAATATGAATTACTGACTTCTATCAAACATATTATCAATtacataataataaattacagATGTCCAGTAACTCCCAACAATGAGTTACCGACTCCCAATAATCTGAAAATAACTTCTCCTCAATCAAATCATAATAAGTGGTGTTCACTGCCAAGAGCAAAATATATTCACTAATCGACTCAATAACCTTTTTTGGATAAGCGAGAGACGAACAAACATtcagtaaattataataagaTGCTTCTAAATGTACCTAGTAAATATTTATGTAGACCCAACAACTGACCACATTTCTAATAATACCCTTTTAATCAAACCTTGCAAAACCTAGCAACTAATGTATATTAGTAAGGCAGCATAATCATCTTCCCCATCATATGTATATTTGATCGTATATAACTACATAATCAATTCTAATATTATGACTACTATTAACCTGGACGTTGAGGTGTCTTAATAATTAATGATGCAAGATTAAGTCACAATTAAACATTGGATTAAAACCCTTTATAAATGGAGTGTTGATTTGAATTCCTGTGCGAGACCAAACATGTCTCATAAGTTCTTCAATTCAATTTACTGATCgaattaatcatatatattagttCTCTCTGCAGCCTATGCCTTATAGCGATTTCATTCAAACCTCCTTGACCAGCCACCGTTCTTGTTGAAGAATGCGGAAGAATGAACTGTAAAATGAAAATCgaaataactcacaaccacaagcggaaaaaaacaataatagaGAACACCGAGATTTAACGTGGTTCGGCAAAGTGCCTATGTCCACGGGTAGCAACAATAAAGAACCTCTACTATACGAAGAAATGTTACATCgagagaaacactacttcaaaactcacacttgaagggatacactcacacactttattttgctacacacacaaaactctctacttggagttttctctttatctctcactcttgatcacacacaagatgatctctctcttattgttcttctatgtttattgcaccacttctcatgcctttatatAAGCAAATatctttgtgcaattcatgcatttgcatgtaacatgcatggaatcaaaattaatatttttccttgattcatgctcaatgttggcatgctcatcaatgcattcttctttctttgtcaaacaaaccaaccacctaccaccataaggttgtagctttgtttcttaccttcaacaaaggctgctccaagtttcaacaaaatcagCTCCATCAATTAATGgatcaccaaaacaataggtgtgcttgatttactcatgtgaacatcacatagttttcTCACCTCCATTAAGGAGGGACTGACCCTATCAGTTCTAGCGTCCAAACTTCAAAAGAGAATCATAATACCGGAAAGGCATCTGATCGAGTTGAGGACCAAGCAGAGAAGGaaattcagtttttttttgtgaaaagCTGGAAAATTAGAGAATGCATAGTATACTTAGATATTTACTGGGTACAAATAACACCACCCTTGTGATATTTCAATAGACTGCATAGGGGTATCAGCCTGTATAAACACACGCACCATGCTCAAATGAGTCAATGACAAAGTAGATGCTCATTCATTTCCTTTCCTCAAACTCAAGTCGATTGGCAGAACTGTGCATCGAAGACTGAAAATTATATACTTTGTGACATAAGAACCAAATATCCCAGGAAACCAAATATACTTTGTCACAATATATCTATTAAGCATATATCTATTTGCCTCCAATATATTGTGATCACTCTCTAAAGAATGTAAATAGATAGATGCTTAATCATCTTCTACAGTTGTACCATCGTCTTTTAACTCTAATGGATGTAACTCCATATGTATTTGCAGATCTAATAAATTGATTACTTCCATCAATGTTGTCAAGAAGTATAGATTGAAACCAAAATTAATCTTTCACAAAAAAGAACGAAAATGGTCAGAACTCAGAACAAGTATGTGAATAAATCTTTCGGCATTAACCGATGAGCGAGATGAACCGGATCCAGGATATTCTTCAGAGATCAGGTATCGCTCTGCTGCAGCCTAGTCGAGTGCTCGTCAGTGTCGGACACAAGCCTCAATATAACGTTGATCATCGGCGACGGTGCCATTGATTAACGTCCCCGGCGTCGTCAATCTTCATCTTCCGAACATTTGCTTGTTCCTTCGCAGAGTCACTTCAACGAAAACGATGGTAGTAACATACTTTCTCAAACAAACATTGGAATGGGCACATATACAATTAGGTTgggcaattttttttatttttttacgtGTTTATGTGCAATTGATCATTTCAAACAGGCTCTACTTGGAATACGCTCTCAATGCCGTTAATGGTGAGTACTTTCCAGAAAGAATTCTAGTCATTTTCACCTGAGCTGTTCAGCTCCTGAAATTCCAATTGCCATCCTATTCTGAGGCCTAATCGAAATGCAAATATTTCATTATGCACATATAGtacaaatacaaaaatattaaaaacttgTACATGACAGACATCAACTCACTTCAAATGACATGCAGAATCTTCGGTTGCTACCAAGGGTGCAATCAGATGGGAACAGCCCTAAATACATTCAAGATTGTTGTATACAATGAAAGCATTCCGTAAGGATATAATTGCAGAGCAGCAGCGTCCTTCCATATATTACATCATAATACCTGAAAAAACTGCTGCACTGAAACATCAAGGTTCTACATATGGTAGTCATTTTCTTTAGCCACCAATAGATCATAGATGGGAACGTAACGGGAATTCATTACAACCCCATAAGACAGCCAGATATGATGATCCCAAGTGGTTGCTTCACATCTACTGCATATATTACACCGATGATAGTAATGAGTCTCTAAAGAGGGAATGGCCAACTTCGCACACAATACATTCAGTCATGCAACACCATACTCATCCCAGTTGTCCTCCTACAACTGCTTGTAGATAAGAACATACGCCTGGTCATGCAGCACTTTTTTGGTCCCAATTGCTGTGACAGATGAATCATCAAACCGGAGCCACTGACCACTAGCATAGAGAGCATCAGTTGTATAATGCCCCTTGGAGGGGTCCCTCCCATGATGAGTAATTGTAGCAACCAGTTTGTATTTCCGACCctttagaaacaaagaaaactagAATTAGAACTGACTGGTGAGTACAACTACATACAAAAATCATCCAAAGACATCATGAATTCATTATGAGGTGCTAATTCGACTTCGGAGTATTACACTATTACTCATTTTATACAGACATAAGTTCCTCAAGACAGATTATACATGAGTGGATGGCTACAACTACATAAAAGAATCGTATCAAAACATCATTGGTTCATTATAAGGTGCTAATTCGAATTCAAAGTATTACTCATTTTATACAGACATAAGTTCATCAAGACAGATTTTACATAAGAGTGCATGGCAAATCCACAATTCAAAGAAACCAGTAAAGACAAGACAACATCCAAAAAGCTAAGAACTAAGGTGTGGAGTCCAAAAACTCTATAGAATTCGAACCCTTAAAACCAAACACTCTCCCAGGGATATGCCCTTGTATTCTCCTTATTCAAAAGCTCAAAATTTTGTCAGAATTTTGGATCCAGAAATACTTCCAGTTCCATCCAATTATTTCATCGTTATAGATGCTACAAGAGTTTCAACTGAGAAAACAAAAGGGAGTTATGTATATTGATAA
This genomic interval carries:
- the LOC126803117 gene encoding protein JINGUBANG → MFHDFHPMTLSENKRLSVTPLLSASSETTTSSEASDDSPPASLRLELNDIRYRHFPCTNLSGSFSYRSLAVLSGHKGSISCLSLCGEFILSASQGKDIIVWQQPDLRPFTKFGQGDGSVKAVVTVGNKVFTAHQDSRIRVWKVSRSSENVFRLVDTLPTTKDYLGKFMKQSNYVQTRRHHKRLWIEHADSISCLAFYDGLVYSGSWDKTLKVWRVSDLKCLESIKAHDDAINGLVASKGIVYSASADGKIKAWGKEGKSSHCLKGILEGHKDVSFNSVVVSEDGRWVYGGGSDGFVMGWEVCTNGGDQIGRWKLVCETKAHQIAVLSMCLVGEMLCSGSADKSIGIWKREAFGKLAKIGVISGHEGPVKCLQASPNSVGGGFMLYSGGLDKSLRVWWVSNPSATQKSTEEKSIMLI